The following proteins are encoded in a genomic region of Glycine soja cultivar W05 chromosome 17, ASM419377v2, whole genome shotgun sequence:
- the LOC114393682 gene encoding putative protein TPRXL yields the protein MASSSRTKSSGPVLRSSSSSSSSLSHSNSFCSYSTSNAPFNSPSSSFFRKPHSHVPPRSTSPTRVNLFSAAPLPSHSVRFALDRSISPNRTVSSHVIAKHRHVTAQKKSCMCSPTTHPGSFRCSLHKNSHSAQTGSFPSNRLNMRRSAMKNSLVRIGGVEGEWVKRALTALIRPSSHQQRRRTAFEPRQSRLSIMSKADDEEEEK from the coding sequence ATGGCGAGTTCTTCAAGAACGAAATCTAGTGGACCAGTGcttcgttcttcttcttcttcttcttcttctctctcacaTTCTAACAGCTTCTGTTCGTACTCAACATCAAACGCACCGTTTAACTCACCTTCGTCGAGTTTCTTCAGAAAACCTCACTCGCACGTGCCTCCCCGCTCCACTTCCCCGACACGTGTGAACCTATTCAGCGCCGCGCCGCTTCCCTCGCACTCGGTCCGGTTCGCTCTCGACCGGTCCATCTCCCCGAACCGGACCGTCTCGAGCCACGTCATCGCGAAGCACCGCCACGTCACGGCTCAGAAGAAATCGTGCATGTGTTCCCCTACGACGCATCCCGGTTCGTTCCGATGCAGCCTCCACAAAAACAGCCACAGCGCGCAAACCGGTTCGTTTCCGTCGAACCGGCTCAACATGCGCCGGTCCGCAATGAAGAACTCGCTCGTGAGAATCGGTGGCGTCGAAGGCGAGTGGGTGAAACGTGCTCTCACCGCGCTGATTCGTCCTTCATCGCATCAACAGCGGAGAAGAACGGCGTTTGAACCGCGACAGAGTCGTCTTTCAATCATGTCAAAAgctgatgatgaagaagaagaaaaataa